A portion of the Oreochromis niloticus isolate F11D_XX linkage group LG10, O_niloticus_UMD_NMBU, whole genome shotgun sequence genome contains these proteins:
- the LOC109203884 gene encoding glutathione synthetase-like, whose product MERCIHLLSDPSLRLRLKSWDARLLMERCRAVKSPDISAHLAGTKKVQQVLARPGVLERFFPDQPQAVQQIRATFADLY is encoded by the exons atggagcgctgcattcatctgctgtctgatcccagcctcaggctccgactcaAG AGCTGGGATGCTCGTCTTCTGATGGAGCGCTGTCGAGCTGTGAAGAGTCCAGATATCAGCGCTCACCTGGCTGGTACCAAGAAGGTTCAGCAAGTGCTCGCCAGACCTGGAGTCCTGGAGAGGTTCTTCCCGGACCAGCCTCAAGCTGTGCAGCAGATCCGAGCGACATTCGCTGACCTCTACTGA